A single region of the Malus sylvestris chromosome 8, drMalSylv7.2, whole genome shotgun sequence genome encodes:
- the LOC126631232 gene encoding uncharacterized protein LOC126631232, translated as MEEASEGENQNKNHDPNPQSKTRTAAVPSSILHRPTGIRFRPDQYLHISYSYGPPPFQRPLSNPLPPLRPGYLRHQNLCSRPPQPKLLCHLLRLQLRLILMRQKRNFDPSPKLGRTHFLCLLVLSDQRFDMDPSKSSMSSSPSSFSQFSSTRTGFNGKIAPRESKGIYNLTIPVRGRASPSGR; from the exons ATGGAAGAGGCGTCGGAAGGAGAAAATCAGAACAAAAATCATGATCCAAACCCCCAATCGAAGACACGCACCGCCGCCGTCCCCTCGTCCATCTTACACCGACCCACCGGTATCCGATTCCGACCTGACCAGTACCTCCATATCTCCTACAGCTACGGCCCCCCGCCATTTCAAAGACCTCTTTCTaatcctcttcctcctcttcgtcCTGGCTACCTTCGCCATCAGAATCTTTGTAGTCGTCCACCGCAACCAAAATTACTCTGCCATCTCCTCCGCCTACAACTCCGACTCA tactcaTGCGTCAAAAACGAAACTTTGACCCGTCTCCCAAACTGGGTCGAACACACTTTCTCTGCTTACTCGTCCTCTCTGATCAAAGATTTGACATGGACCCAAGCAAGTCGTCTATGTCTTCCTCCCCTTCATCATTTTCCCAATTTTCTTCAACGCGTACTG GGTTCAACGGGAAGATTGCTCCGCGAGAATCGAAGGGAATATATAATTTGACAATTCCAGTGAGGGGCCGAGCAAGCCCAAGCGGCAGATGA